One window of the Flavobacteriaceae bacterium YJPT1-3 genome contains the following:
- a CDS encoding peptidoglycan DD-metalloendopeptidase family protein, with the protein MAKRKKTKEIKKKLLHKYRLVILNEDTFEERLSFKLTRLNVFIISGISIITLITLTTVLIAYTPLREYIPGYSSTALKKRATILAFKTDSLQRAMRINEQYYESIKKVLTGDVQTVEFNRDSIMEAARMDPDLVDLAPSAEDSLLRAIVAQEDKYNLFESEVETGNFALYAPVSGTISDGYDASKKHYAVDIVTVKDAPVKAVTDGTVIFAEWTAATGHVIIIEHGNNLISAYKHNKSLSKQQGELVAAGEVIATVGSTGELSTGPHLHFELWSNGFPLNPTNFIDFD; encoded by the coding sequence TGCTTCATAAGTATCGGCTGGTGATCTTGAACGAAGACACCTTTGAAGAGCGGCTATCCTTCAAGTTGACCCGACTTAATGTTTTCATTATTTCAGGAATAAGCATCATTACCCTGATTACGCTTACTACGGTACTTATAGCCTATACGCCACTACGGGAATACATTCCCGGATATTCCTCGACAGCTTTGAAAAAAAGAGCCACCATACTTGCTTTTAAAACCGATTCGCTGCAACGTGCCATGCGCATCAATGAGCAGTATTATGAATCGATCAAAAAAGTGTTGACCGGAGACGTTCAGACCGTCGAGTTTAATCGTGACAGCATCATGGAGGCCGCACGTATGGATCCTGATCTGGTTGATCTGGCCCCTTCTGCCGAAGACTCCCTACTGCGTGCCATCGTCGCACAGGAAGACAAATACAATCTTTTTGAAAGTGAGGTGGAGACCGGTAATTTTGCCCTCTATGCCCCCGTAAGTGGCACCATCAGTGATGGATACGATGCCTCTAAAAAACATTATGCCGTAGATATCGTCACCGTGAAAGATGCTCCGGTCAAGGCGGTGACTGACGGTACGGTCATTTTCGCAGAATGGACCGCAGCCACCGGTCACGTAATCATCATTGAACACGGGAATAACCTGATCTCCGCCTATAAGCACAATAAATCCTTGTCCAAACAACAAGGGGAACTCGTTGCGGCGGGTGAGGTGATCGCCACCGTTGGTTCTACCGGAGAATTAAGTACAGGGCCCCATTTGCATTTTGAATTGTGGAGCAATGGATTTCCCCTGAATCCCACCAACTTTATAGATTTCGACTAA